In Cupriavidus basilensis, the following proteins share a genomic window:
- a CDS encoding FAD-dependent oxidoreductase has protein sequence MSADNADNAIGSLEPPDPQAIVAAGLAIEQEAATAAFSPMESRRHQMWPLLTAAEIVGLQHFGTLRQWRANEYLFRTGDPAHGMVVILRGRVRVLQRDARDRASVVGEHGPGSFLAEVGQLSGKPALVDGLALEDVEAISIPPDRLRALMVAQAELGERIMRALILRRVGLIERGNGPTLLGRSSDAHLLHLQAFLRRNGYPHTVVDADTDPDACSLLDFTAAAPGDFPLVICPGGAVLRCPDAGQLATCLGLLPEFDPDYIYDVIVVGAGPAGLATAVYAASEGLCVAVFDSLAPGGQAGASSRIENYLGFPTGISGQALAGRAFVQAQKFGAHLAIPLQVTALHCGTHPQRIELSDGRKIAARTVVIASGAAYRHPAIAALDRYEGRGVYYWASPVEARLCSGEEVVLVGGGNSAGQAAVFLAAHAKRVHILIRASGLEASMSRYLIERIAAQPNIELHTGTEIVALGGEERLATIAYRSRGSDRVTEVPVRHLFLFTGADPNTGWLASCNVRVDAKGFVLTGTDTAHEGTMPASTLETSVPGIFAIGDVRSGSTKRVAAAVGEGAAVVAQIHGYLEKMKQPEPGTLAM, from the coding sequence ATGAGCGCAGACAACGCAGACAACGCTATCGGAAGCCTGGAACCCCCTGACCCGCAAGCCATCGTTGCCGCGGGGCTGGCCATCGAGCAGGAGGCAGCCACCGCAGCGTTCTCCCCAATGGAGTCGCGGCGCCACCAGATGTGGCCCCTGCTTACCGCCGCCGAGATCGTGGGACTCCAGCATTTCGGCACACTGCGGCAGTGGCGCGCCAATGAATACCTGTTTCGCACCGGCGACCCCGCCCACGGCATGGTGGTGATACTGCGGGGCCGCGTGCGCGTCTTGCAGCGCGACGCGCGAGACCGTGCGTCGGTGGTCGGCGAGCACGGACCGGGCAGCTTCCTTGCCGAAGTGGGGCAGCTATCGGGCAAGCCCGCGCTGGTCGACGGCCTGGCGCTGGAGGACGTCGAGGCCATCTCGATTCCACCCGATCGGCTGCGCGCACTGATGGTCGCGCAAGCCGAACTGGGCGAGCGCATCATGCGTGCGCTGATCCTGCGCCGCGTTGGCCTGATCGAGCGCGGCAATGGTCCGACGCTGCTGGGCCGCAGCAGCGACGCGCACCTGCTGCACCTGCAGGCGTTCCTGCGGCGCAACGGCTATCCCCATACCGTGGTCGACGCGGATACCGATCCCGATGCGTGCTCCCTGCTCGATTTCACCGCCGCCGCGCCCGGCGACTTTCCCCTGGTGATCTGCCCAGGCGGCGCGGTGCTGCGATGCCCGGACGCGGGCCAGCTTGCCACCTGCCTGGGCCTGCTGCCCGAATTCGACCCGGACTATATCTACGATGTGATCGTGGTGGGTGCCGGTCCGGCGGGTCTCGCCACCGCGGTGTATGCCGCGTCCGAGGGCCTGTGCGTTGCGGTGTTCGACAGCCTTGCGCCTGGCGGCCAGGCCGGCGCCAGCTCGCGCATCGAGAACTATCTGGGCTTCCCCACGGGTATTTCCGGGCAAGCATTGGCCGGCCGGGCCTTTGTGCAAGCCCAGAAGTTCGGCGCGCACCTTGCCATTCCCTTGCAGGTGACGGCCCTGCATTGCGGCACGCATCCGCAGCGCATCGAATTGAGCGATGGCCGCAAGATTGCAGCCAGGACCGTGGTCATTGCCAGCGGCGCGGCTTATCGCCACCCCGCCATCGCCGCACTCGATCGCTATGAAGGACGCGGCGTCTACTACTGGGCTTCCCCGGTGGAAGCCCGCCTGTGCAGCGGCGAAGAGGTCGTGCTGGTGGGCGGCGGCAATTCCGCAGGGCAGGCCGCTGTATTCCTGGCCGCGCACGCCAAGCGCGTGCACATTCTCATCCGGGCATCGGGGCTGGAGGCCAGCATGTCGCGCTACCTGATCGAGCGCATCGCGGCCCAGCCCAATATCGAACTGCATACCGGCACGGAGATCGTAGCCCTGGGCGGGGAAGAACGCCTGGCCACCATCGCCTATCGCTCGCGCGGCAGCGATCGTGTGACCGAGGTGCCGGTCCGGCATCTGTTCCTGTTTACCGGCGCCGATCCCAATACGGGATGGCTCGCCAGCTGCAATGTGCGCGTGGACGCAAAGGGATTCGTGCTGACGGGCACAGACACGGCGCATGAAGGCACCATGCCGGCATCCACGCTGGAGACCAGTGTGCCAGGCATCTTTGCAATCGGAGACGTGCGCTCGGGGTCCACCAAGCGGGTGGCAGCGGCCGTGGGCGAAGGCGCGGCGGTGGTCGCGCAGATCCACGGCTACCTGGAAAAAATGAAACAGCCGGAGCCGGGAACGCTTGCCATGTAA
- a CDS encoding DMT family transporter: MKRSELSMLLSLAALWGASYLFIRLGAGEFGAVPLAGARAGGAALLLLPLLAWRGGLACLRRRWWAIAVVGITNSALPFVLFSFAALTIPAGLSAMFTAATPLFTALIGWLWLRENLEAPRIAGLALGFAGVLWLVWDKAGLQQGAAGKAAGLAALACLAAALLYGFSANFTRKYLADVPPLTVAAGSQLASALLLCAPAAWLWPATQPSAHAWLALGALTAACTALAYVLFFRLIAKAGPARAMTALFLIPAFGVLWGALFLGERITPSMLPGCAVILAGTALTTGIARGWSKRLAS; this comes from the coding sequence ATGAAACGCTCCGAGCTTTCGATGTTGCTGTCGCTGGCCGCCCTGTGGGGCGCCTCCTACCTGTTTATCCGTCTGGGTGCGGGTGAGTTCGGCGCCGTGCCGCTGGCGGGCGCGCGCGCCGGCGGTGCGGCCCTGCTGCTGCTCCCGCTGCTGGCCTGGCGGGGCGGGCTGGCCTGCCTGCGCCGCCGCTGGTGGGCAATCGCCGTGGTAGGGATCACGAATTCCGCGCTGCCCTTCGTGCTGTTCAGCTTTGCCGCGCTGACCATTCCCGCCGGGCTTTCCGCCATGTTCACCGCGGCCACGCCACTGTTTACCGCGCTGATCGGCTGGCTGTGGCTGCGTGAAAACCTGGAAGCGCCGCGCATAGCCGGGCTGGCCCTGGGCTTCGCCGGCGTGTTGTGGCTAGTGTGGGATAAGGCTGGGCTGCAGCAAGGCGCCGCGGGCAAGGCCGCCGGCCTGGCTGCGCTGGCCTGCCTGGCCGCTGCCCTGCTCTATGGCTTCTCCGCCAACTTCACCCGCAAGTACCTGGCGGACGTGCCGCCGCTGACGGTGGCAGCGGGCAGCCAGCTCGCATCGGCTCTGCTGCTGTGCGCGCCTGCAGCCTGGCTGTGGCCGGCCACGCAGCCAAGTGCGCACGCGTGGCTGGCGCTGGGCGCGTTGACCGCCGCCTGCACCGCGCTGGCCTATGTGCTCTTCTTTCGCTTGATCGCCAAGGCGGGACCCGCGCGGGCAATGACCGCGCTATTCCTGATCCCGGCCTTCGGTGTGTTGTGGGGTGCGCTGTTCCTGGGAGAGCGCATCACCCCGTCGATGCTGCCGGGCTGCGCCGTGATCCTGGCCGGCACCGCCCTCACAACGGGCATTGCGCGCGGATGGAGCAAGCGCCTGGCAAGCTAG
- a CDS encoding PLP-dependent aminotransferase family protein: MDPEFAFPIRLPAPGSRHLLRSLHGQLKEAILDGRLRPGLRLPATRALAQACGVSRNTVVAAYDLLLSEGYVVARDRGGTYVAGLLAPAREPAPQPGSPGDERRLAAFWRAPPLPPREASPLVPRFDFRVGVPGLSAFRADLWGRLTARAMRTMAHAPVAYADPQGQPALREAIASHVSFARAVACQAGDVVVTAGAQQAFDLLARVLVTPGRTVVAVEDPGYPPARAAFAAAGARIVPVPVDAQGLVVDRLPADARVIYVTPSHQFPLGHAMSAARRAALLAFAQAHGAVIVEDDYDGEFRHGERPLDALQTLDRAESVCYVGTFSKSLFPTLRLGFVVAPRWARQALTLAKQCSDWHCAATAQDTLAAFIAEGHLARHVRKMRRLYGVRRQLLLDTLRADFSGRLDPVPCAAGLHLAALCVGHADPEPLAQRAREQGVGVWTTQEYYLGPQDRPGLLFGFGAIDEAGIAAGLKALRKLW, encoded by the coding sequence ATGGATCCAGAGTTCGCCTTCCCGATCCGCTTGCCGGCACCCGGCTCGCGCCATTTGCTGCGTAGCCTGCACGGCCAGCTTAAGGAGGCAATCCTGGACGGGCGCCTGCGCCCCGGCTTGCGCCTGCCTGCTACGCGCGCGCTGGCCCAGGCCTGCGGCGTGTCGCGCAACACCGTGGTGGCCGCCTACGACCTGCTATTGAGCGAGGGCTATGTGGTGGCGCGCGATCGTGGCGGCACCTATGTGGCGGGGCTGTTGGCACCCGCGCGCGAGCCAGCCCCGCAGCCTGGCTCGCCCGGGGATGAGCGCCGGCTGGCCGCGTTCTGGCGCGCGCCGCCCTTGCCGCCTCGGGAAGCTTCGCCGCTGGTGCCGCGCTTTGATTTTCGCGTAGGCGTGCCCGGCCTGTCGGCATTCCGGGCAGACCTGTGGGGGCGCCTGACGGCGCGCGCAATGCGCACGATGGCCCATGCGCCGGTGGCCTATGCCGACCCGCAGGGGCAGCCCGCGTTGCGCGAGGCCATTGCCAGTCACGTCTCGTTCGCGCGCGCGGTCGCCTGCCAGGCTGGCGACGTGGTGGTCACGGCGGGCGCGCAGCAGGCCTTCGACCTGCTGGCCCGCGTGCTGGTGACGCCCGGGCGCACCGTGGTAGCGGTGGAGGACCCGGGCTACCCGCCGGCCCGCGCGGCCTTTGCCGCCGCCGGCGCCCGGATCGTGCCGGTGCCGGTGGACGCGCAAGGGCTGGTGGTGGACCGGCTGCCTGCCGATGCGCGGGTGATCTACGTCACGCCATCGCACCAGTTTCCCCTTGGCCATGCCATGTCAGCGGCGCGGCGCGCGGCCTTGCTTGCGTTCGCGCAGGCGCACGGCGCGGTCATCGTCGAGGACGACTACGATGGCGAGTTTCGCCACGGCGAGCGCCCGCTCGACGCCTTGCAGACCCTCGATCGCGCCGAATCCGTGTGCTACGTCGGGACATTCTCCAAGAGCCTGTTTCCTACGCTGCGGCTGGGCTTCGTGGTGGCCCCACGGTGGGCCCGCCAGGCGCTCACGCTGGCCAAGCAGTGCAGCGACTGGCATTGCGCTGCCACCGCGCAGGACACGCTCGCCGCGTTCATCGCCGAAGGGCACCTGGCGCGCCACGTTCGCAAGATGCGCCGGCTCTATGGCGTGCGCCGCCAACTGCTGCTGGATACGCTGCGCGCGGATTTCAGCGGCCGGCTCGATCCGGTGCCCTGCGCCGCCGGGCTGCATCTGGCCGCGCTATGCGTTGGCCATGCCGATCCAGAACCGCTGGCGCAGCGCGCGAGGGAGCAGGGCGTTGGGGTCTGGACCACGCAGGAGTACTACCTTGGCCCGCAGGATCGCCCGGGCTTGCTGTTCGGCTTCGGCGCGATCGACGAAGCGGGCATCGCGGCGGGGCTAAAGGCGCTGCGCAAGCTTTGGTGA
- a CDS encoding helix-turn-helix domain-containing protein, translating into MKSLDIAEVAQQSGVPASTLRFYEEKGLIASTGRRGLRRLFDAGVLERLALIALGRAAGFALNEIALMFAPQGQPRIDRQMLAAKADELDRTIRKLSAMRDGLRHAAACPAPSHMECPTFRRIVQAAASGALGAPPKKAPRSPRS; encoded by the coding sequence GTGAAAAGCCTAGACATAGCCGAAGTGGCGCAGCAGTCCGGCGTTCCCGCATCGACGCTGCGGTTCTATGAGGAAAAGGGGTTGATTGCCTCTACCGGCAGGCGCGGGCTGCGCCGCCTGTTCGATGCCGGCGTGCTGGAACGGCTGGCGCTGATCGCGCTGGGGCGCGCCGCCGGCTTCGCGCTCAACGAAATTGCCCTCATGTTCGCGCCGCAGGGGCAGCCGCGCATCGACCGGCAAATGCTCGCGGCCAAGGCGGATGAACTGGACAGGACGATCAGGAAGCTCAGCGCCATGCGCGACGGCCTGCGCCACGCCGCCGCCTGTCCGGCGCCTAGCCACATGGAATGCCCCACCTTCCGCCGCATCGTGCAGGCCGCCGCGTCCGGCGCCCTTGGCGCGCCGCCGAAGAAGGCGCCGCGGTCACCGCGGAGTTAG
- a CDS encoding class I SAM-dependent methyltransferase — translation MDVTQRAESEQAALWRGRSGRAWVEAQAPLDQMFKPFEDLLVKAACTGAGRRVLDVGCGTGGTTLAVARRLGAKGHCTGADISDPMIAAARARAEREDITARFIRADVQNHAFEPASFDLIISRFGVMFFDNPVLAFKNLRRAARDGADLCFVAWRSAAENPFMTTAERAAAPLLPSLPARRPGAPGQFSFAHGHRVSSVLEESGWAEIDIRPLDVECTFPESELVGYLSRLGPVGLILQEADERTRAQVMETVRAAFDPYVHGPEVRYTAACWMVRARAPASAAPKEAANA, via the coding sequence ATGGATGTCACACAACGAGCCGAAAGCGAGCAGGCGGCGCTCTGGAGGGGCCGCTCCGGGCGCGCCTGGGTCGAGGCGCAGGCGCCGCTCGACCAGATGTTCAAGCCCTTCGAAGACCTGCTCGTCAAAGCGGCCTGCACCGGAGCCGGGCGCCGGGTACTGGATGTGGGCTGCGGTACCGGCGGCACCACGCTGGCCGTAGCGCGCCGGCTCGGCGCGAAGGGCCATTGCACCGGCGCCGACATTTCGGATCCGATGATCGCCGCCGCGCGGGCGCGCGCCGAACGCGAAGACATCACCGCACGCTTCATCCGCGCCGACGTGCAGAACCATGCCTTCGAGCCTGCAAGCTTCGATTTGATCATCTCGCGCTTTGGCGTCATGTTTTTCGACAACCCGGTCCTGGCCTTCAAGAACCTGCGCCGCGCCGCGCGGGACGGCGCAGATCTCTGCTTTGTCGCGTGGCGCAGTGCCGCGGAAAATCCGTTCATGACGACGGCCGAGCGCGCCGCTGCGCCGCTGCTGCCGAGCCTGCCCGCCCGCCGGCCAGGTGCGCCGGGACAGTTCTCCTTCGCGCACGGGCATCGGGTCTCTTCCGTGCTGGAGGAGAGCGGCTGGGCCGAGATCGACATCCGGCCGCTCGACGTGGAATGCACCTTCCCCGAGAGCGAACTGGTCGGCTACCTGTCCCGGCTCGGCCCCGTTGGCCTGATCTTGCAGGAGGCGGACGAGCGCACGCGCGCGCAAGTCATGGAAACGGTCCGCGCCGCCTTCGATCCCTATGTGCACGGCCCTGAGGTTCGCTACACCGCGGCTTGCTGGATGGTCCGCGCCCGGGCGCCTGCGTCAGCCGCGCCGAAGGAGGCAGCCAATGCCTGA
- a CDS encoding DUF2938 domain-containing protein, with product MPEAVDYLMFALLIGAGATAVMDIWAAARERLLGIRPLDYALVGRWLAHLVRGRVCHDPIAASPSVQGERLLGWIAHYLIGIAFAATLLAFWGLGWARHPTLGPALVVGIGSVAAPFFVMQPAMGAGIAASRTPRPGVARFHSVVTHGIFGLGLYGAGWLASWLDTLAWRSVW from the coding sequence ATGCCTGAGGCAGTCGACTATCTGATGTTTGCGCTGCTGATCGGTGCGGGCGCAACGGCGGTGATGGACATCTGGGCGGCCGCCCGCGAGCGGCTGCTCGGCATTCGGCCATTGGACTATGCGCTGGTGGGCCGCTGGCTCGCCCATCTGGTGCGCGGGCGTGTTTGTCACGACCCCATTGCGGCTTCCCCGTCCGTGCAGGGCGAGCGCCTCCTTGGCTGGATCGCCCACTACCTGATCGGCATTGCATTCGCGGCTACGCTGTTAGCTTTCTGGGGCCTTGGCTGGGCGCGTCATCCAACGCTTGGCCCGGCGCTGGTTGTGGGAATCGGCAGCGTGGCGGCACCGTTTTTCGTGATGCAGCCAGCCATGGGGGCGGGCATTGCCGCCAGCCGTACTCCGCGCCCGGGCGTCGCGCGCTTCCATAGCGTCGTCACGCACGGGATATTCGGCCTGGGCCTTTATGGGGCCGGTTGGCTGGCAAGTTGGCTGGACACGCTGGCATGGCGGAGTGTCTGGTAG